The Marinobacter subterrani genome has a segment encoding these proteins:
- a CDS encoding LysR family transcriptional regulator, with protein sequence MDWDYLRYIRALAIGGTLAKAGELLGVHQTTVLRRLDQMEESLGVQFFERSRDGLQLTPAGETAFREAERLAVEMENLERKLVGQDSAPVGKVRLAAEDAMMNELLSPILAELVREFPDIELEILTDNDVANLSHREADLTLRPENKPQATLEGERIAAIESAVYGAAKYCRRNRNMDLENHPESCLWIIPDETFSHLATGRWYRKHLKSVTSVIRCNSLQSMHALARAGAGLAVLPCYLGEGTRELRRLSDPLDGESVDLWLHVNQDTQQMARVRIVMEYLVERLQALEPQLEIKAAV encoded by the coding sequence TCTTCGATACATAAGAGCTCTGGCAATAGGTGGCACGCTCGCCAAGGCTGGAGAATTACTGGGTGTGCACCAAACCACAGTTTTGCGGCGGCTTGACCAGATGGAGGAGTCGCTGGGTGTGCAGTTTTTTGAACGAAGCCGGGATGGCTTGCAGCTTACACCCGCGGGCGAAACGGCGTTTCGGGAGGCCGAGCGACTGGCGGTCGAGATGGAAAATCTTGAGCGCAAACTGGTCGGTCAGGACTCCGCGCCAGTTGGTAAGGTGCGCCTGGCCGCCGAAGACGCCATGATGAACGAATTGCTCAGCCCGATCCTGGCGGAGCTGGTGCGGGAATTTCCGGACATTGAACTGGAAATCCTCACCGACAACGACGTGGCCAACCTCAGCCACCGGGAAGCGGACCTCACGCTTCGGCCGGAAAACAAGCCCCAGGCGACCCTGGAAGGGGAGCGGATTGCCGCCATCGAATCAGCGGTATATGGCGCCGCGAAATATTGCCGGCGCAATCGCAACATGGATCTCGAAAACCATCCGGAGAGTTGTCTCTGGATTATTCCCGACGAAACCTTCAGTCATCTGGCGACGGGCCGGTGGTATCGGAAGCACCTGAAGAGCGTGACCTCGGTTATTCGCTGCAACAGCCTGCAATCCATGCACGCACTGGCCAGGGCCGGCGCCGGACTGGCGGTGTTGCCCTGCTACCTGGGTGAGGGCACCCGCGAGCTTCGCCGCCTCTCCGATCCGCTGGATGGCGAAAGTGTGGATTTGTGGTTGCATGTCAACCAGGACACCCAGCAGATGGCCCGTGTCCGGATTGTGATGGAATATCTGGTGGAGCGGC